In Stenotrophomonas sp. ESTM1D_MKCIP4_1, a single genomic region encodes these proteins:
- the sufC gene encoding Fe-S cluster assembly ATPase SufC, with translation MLKIENLHARIGDKEILKGLSLEVKPGQVHAIMGPNGAGKSTLGNVLAGRDGYEVTEGSVQFEGSDLLDQDPEARAAAGLFLAFQYPVEIPGVNNTYFLRAALNAQRKARGQDELDSMQFLKLVRQKLAVLHLKDELLHRGVNEGFSGGEKKRNEIFQLAVLEPKLAILDETDSGLDIDALKSVADGVNALRAADRSFLVITHYQRLLDYIKPDVVHVLADGRIVKTGGPELALELEAHGYDFLKDRVVREAAV, from the coding sequence ATGCTGAAGATCGAAAACCTCCACGCCCGCATCGGCGACAAGGAAATCCTCAAGGGCCTGTCGCTGGAAGTGAAGCCCGGTCAGGTGCACGCCATCATGGGCCCCAACGGCGCCGGCAAGTCCACCCTGGGCAATGTCCTGGCCGGCCGTGACGGCTATGAAGTGACCGAAGGCAGCGTGCAGTTCGAAGGCAGCGACCTGCTCGACCAGGACCCGGAAGCGCGCGCCGCCGCCGGCCTGTTCCTGGCCTTCCAGTACCCGGTGGAAATCCCGGGCGTGAACAACACCTACTTCCTGCGCGCGGCCCTGAATGCCCAGCGCAAGGCGCGCGGCCAGGATGAACTGGATTCCATGCAGTTCCTGAAGCTGGTGCGGCAGAAGCTGGCCGTGCTGCACCTGAAGGACGAACTGCTGCACCGTGGCGTCAACGAAGGCTTCTCCGGTGGCGAGAAGAAGCGCAACGAGATCTTCCAGCTGGCCGTGCTCGAGCCGAAGCTGGCGATCCTCGACGAAACCGATTCGGGCCTGGACATCGACGCGCTGAAGAGCGTGGCCGACGGCGTCAACGCGCTGCGCGCAGCCGACCGTTCGTTCCTGGTCATCACCCACTACCAGCGCCTGCTGGACTACATCAAGCCGGACGTGGTGCACGTGCTGGCCGATGGCCGCATCGTCAAGACCGGTGGCCCGGAACTGGCCCTGGAGCTGGAAGCGCACGGCTACGATTTCCTCAAGGATCGCGTGGTGCGCGAGGCGGCGGTCTGA
- the sufB gene encoding Fe-S cluster assembly protein SufB, translating into MATETIETVAHDDTPNREIHEQLGRKYSAGFITEIESDSLPPGLDEDTIRALSAKKEEPEWMTQWRLDAYRHFLTMPMPNWAKLQIAPIDLQALSYYSAPKGPKYASLDDVPKELLDTYDKLGVPLHERAKLAGVAVDAVFDSVSVGTTFRKELAEKGIIFCSMSEAIKEHPELVRQYLGTVVPVGDNYFAALNSAVFSDGSFVFIPKGVRCPMELSTYFRINAGHTGQFERTLIVCEDKAYVSYLEGCTAPMRDENQLHAAVVELVALEDAEIKYSTVQNWYPGDENGVGGIYNFVTKRAECRGARSKVTWTQVETGSAITWKYPSCVLLGDDSVGEFHSVALTHHRQQADTGTKMIHVGKRTKSKIVSKGISAGRGQNTYRGLVKVDRNADGARNYTQCDSLLIGKQCGAHTFPYIEVKNPGATVEHEATTSKISDDQLFYCRARGISQEDAVSMIVDGFCKQVFRELPMEFAVEAKKLLEVSLEGSVG; encoded by the coding sequence ATGGCCACCGAAACCATCGAAACCGTCGCCCACGACGACACCCCCAACCGCGAGATCCATGAGCAGCTCGGCCGCAAGTATTCGGCTGGCTTCATCACCGAGATCGAATCGGATTCCCTGCCGCCGGGCCTGGACGAGGACACCATCCGCGCCCTGTCGGCGAAGAAGGAAGAGCCGGAGTGGATGACGCAGTGGCGCCTGGACGCCTACCGCCACTTCCTGACCATGCCGATGCCGAACTGGGCCAAGCTGCAGATCGCCCCGATCGACCTGCAGGCGCTCAGCTATTACTCCGCGCCGAAGGGCCCGAAGTACGCCTCGCTGGATGACGTGCCCAAGGAACTGCTCGATACCTACGACAAGCTGGGCGTGCCGCTGCACGAGCGCGCCAAGCTGGCCGGCGTGGCGGTGGACGCGGTGTTCGACTCGGTGTCCGTCGGTACCACCTTCCGCAAGGAACTGGCCGAGAAGGGCATCATCTTCTGCTCGATGTCCGAGGCCATCAAGGAACACCCGGAACTGGTGCGCCAGTACCTGGGCACCGTGGTGCCGGTGGGCGACAACTACTTCGCCGCGCTCAACTCGGCGGTGTTCTCCGATGGCAGCTTCGTGTTCATTCCCAAGGGCGTGCGTTGCCCGATGGAACTGAGCACCTACTTCCGCATCAACGCCGGCCACACCGGCCAGTTCGAGCGCACCCTCATCGTGTGCGAGGACAAGGCCTACGTGTCCTACCTGGAAGGCTGCACCGCGCCGATGCGCGATGAGAACCAGCTGCACGCCGCGGTGGTCGAGCTGGTGGCGCTGGAAGATGCGGAGATCAAGTACTCCACCGTGCAGAACTGGTACCCGGGCGACGAGAACGGCGTCGGCGGCATCTACAACTTCGTCACCAAGCGTGCCGAATGCCGTGGCGCGCGCAGCAAGGTCACCTGGACCCAGGTCGAGACCGGTTCGGCCATCACCTGGAAGTACCCCTCCTGCGTGCTGCTGGGCGACGACTCGGTGGGCGAGTTCCACTCGGTGGCCCTGACCCATCACCGCCAGCAGGCCGACACCGGCACCAAGATGATCCACGTCGGCAAGCGCACCAAGAGCAAGATCGTCAGCAAGGGCATCAGCGCCGGCCGTGGCCAGAACACCTACCGCGGCCTGGTGAAGGTCGACCGCAATGCCGATGGCGCGCGCAACTACACCCAGTGCGATTCGCTGCTGATCGGCAAGCAGTGCGGTGCCCACACCTTCCCCTACATCGAGGTGAAGAACCCGGGCGCCACCGTCGAGCACGAGGCCACCACCTCCAAGATTTCCGACGACCAGCTGTTCTACTGCCGCGCCCGTGGCATCAGCCAGGAAGACGCGGTGTCGATGATCGTCGACGGCTTCTGCAAGCAGGTGTTCCGCGAACTGCCGATGGAATTCGCGGTTGAAGCCAAGAAGCTGCTGGAAGTCTCGCTGGAAGGTTCGGTGGGCTGA
- a CDS encoding SUF system Fe-S cluster assembly regulator has protein sequence MLRVTKLTDYATVVLTVLAARPGDVLSATELAEFTGLEPPTVSKVLKPLAQAGLVEGLRGVRGGYRLTRPSIEISLFEVVEAMEGPLALTECSHDHHQCGMAPKCGARSSWRLINDVVSEALRDVTLAQILPPLPLVDDEQRRTIAVDVVS, from the coding sequence ATGTTGCGCGTCACCAAACTCACCGATTACGCCACCGTCGTGCTGACCGTGCTCGCCGCCCGCCCGGGCGACGTGCTGAGCGCGACCGAGCTGGCCGAATTCACCGGTCTGGAGCCGCCCACCGTCAGCAAGGTGCTCAAGCCGCTGGCCCAGGCCGGCCTGGTTGAAGGCCTGCGCGGTGTCCGCGGCGGCTACCGGCTGACCCGTCCGTCCATCGAGATCTCGCTCTTTGAAGTGGTTGAAGCGATGGAGGGGCCGCTGGCCCTGACCGAATGCAGCCACGACCACCACCAGTGCGGCATGGCGCCCAAGTGCGGCGCGCGCAGCAGCTGGCGGCTGATCAACGACGTGGTCTCCGAGGCCCTGCGCGATGTCACCCTCGCCCAGATCCTGCCCCCCCTTCCCCTTGTCGATGACGAACAGCGCCGCACCATCGCTGTCGACGTCGTCTCCTGA
- a CDS encoding SET domain-containing protein-lysine N-methyltransferase, whose product MPKKIQARKSAIHGNGVFAVAPIKQGERVIQYKGLLRSHGDVDADDSGDVESGHTFLFTLNDDWVIDANYKGNDARWINHSCDPNCEAVIEEDEDGDSRGDKVFIEALRDIQAGEELTYNYGIVLAERHTAKLKKIWECRCGSPKCTGTMLQPKR is encoded by the coding sequence ATGCCCAAGAAGATCCAAGCCCGCAAGTCCGCCATCCATGGCAACGGCGTGTTCGCCGTCGCCCCGATCAAGCAGGGCGAGCGCGTGATCCAGTACAAGGGCCTGCTGCGCAGCCACGGCGATGTCGATGCCGACGACAGCGGTGACGTGGAAAGTGGTCATACCTTCCTGTTCACCCTCAACGACGACTGGGTGATCGACGCCAACTACAAGGGCAACGACGCACGCTGGATCAACCACAGCTGCGACCCGAACTGCGAAGCGGTGATCGAGGAAGACGAGGACGGCGACAGCCGCGGCGACAAGGTCTTCATCGAAGCGCTGCGTGACATCCAGGCCGGCGAAGAGCTGACCTACAACTACGGCATCGTGCTGGCCGAGCGCCACACGGCCAAGCTGAAGAAGATCTGGGAGTGCCGCTGCGGTTCGCCCAAGTGCACCGGCACGATGCTACAGCCCAAGCGCTGA
- a CDS encoding type 1 glutamine amidotransferase domain-containing protein, protein MAQRLSGKQVAILATHGFEQSELIEPKRLLEEQGAIVTVVSPAKEASIKGWKDKDWGGVVAVDLPLAEADAGRFDALVLPGGVINPDTLRTDEAALGFIRSLAGAGKPVAAICHGPWLLINSGLAKGREVTSWPSLQQDLANAGAHWRDAEVVVDGNLITSRKPDDIPAFSEAVANALAA, encoded by the coding sequence ATGGCACAGCGTCTGAGCGGCAAGCAGGTCGCCATCCTCGCCACCCACGGCTTTGAACAGTCCGAGCTGATCGAACCCAAGCGCCTGCTGGAAGAGCAGGGCGCCATCGTTACCGTCGTTTCCCCGGCCAAGGAAGCCAGCATCAAGGGCTGGAAGGACAAGGACTGGGGCGGTGTGGTGGCCGTGGATCTGCCGCTGGCCGAGGCCGATGCGGGGCGCTTCGATGCCCTCGTGCTGCCGGGCGGCGTCATCAATCCGGACACCCTGCGCACCGACGAAGCGGCGCTGGGCTTCATCCGCAGCTTGGCCGGGGCAGGCAAGCCGGTGGCTGCCATCTGCCATGGCCCCTGGCTGCTGATCAACAGCGGGCTGGCGAAGGGGCGGGAGGTAACGTCGTGGCCATCGCTGCAGCAGGATCTGGCCAATGCTGGCGCACATTGGCGCGATGCCGAGGTGGTGGTGGATGGCAACCTGATCACCAGCCGCAAGCCGGACGACATTCCAGCCTTCAGCGAGGCGGTGGCGAACGCGCTGGCCGCGTGA
- a CDS encoding DUF1439 domain-containing protein: MRLRSLMTRLAASTVLIAAAIGAQAAPSISGRELAVGASDVQQYLDGSFPRTQDALGGLIALTMSHPQLTLPAGERLNLGMDLALATAGGNPTNLGKVKLSSGLRYDAQTQGFHLQEPTVDDFTPASQGGRLDSRTRALLNAALSDYARREPIYKLDPAVAGVLGALQVQSAQVKNGKLVVTFNQNLGNLVPAGLLGK, encoded by the coding sequence ATGCGCCTGCGTTCCCTGATGACCCGTCTTGCCGCGTCCACCGTACTGATCGCCGCAGCGATCGGCGCGCAGGCGGCGCCTTCGATTTCCGGGCGCGAACTGGCCGTCGGCGCCAGCGATGTGCAGCAGTACCTGGATGGCAGCTTCCCGCGCACCCAGGATGCGCTGGGCGGACTGATCGCGCTGACCATGAGCCACCCGCAGCTGACCCTGCCCGCCGGCGAGCGCCTCAACCTGGGCATGGATCTGGCCTTGGCCACTGCCGGCGGCAACCCGACCAACCTCGGCAAGGTGAAGCTCAGCAGCGGCCTGCGCTACGACGCGCAGACCCAGGGCTTCCACCTGCAGGAACCCACCGTGGATGACTTCACCCCGGCCAGCCAGGGCGGTCGCCTTGATTCGCGTACCCGCGCCCTGCTCAACGCCGCGCTGAGCGACTACGCGCGCCGCGAACCCATCTACAAGCTGGATCCGGCTGTGGCCGGCGTGCTCGGCGCGCTGCAGGTGCAGTCGGCGCAGGTGAAGAACGGCAAGCTGGTGGTCACCTTCAACCAGAATCTGGGCAACCTGGTGCCGGCCGGCCTTCTCGGCAAGTAA
- a CDS encoding DUF3861 family protein, producing the protein MASPSTRYRISVTPIEKDGHPCTGRCTIELEHRASRDLMRLLESAPRTAGLSGDERATLVVASQLLRDIVQRHADTDGHALAAVASQVLPALELLEQLPASR; encoded by the coding sequence ATGGCCAGCCCCTCCACCCGCTACCGGATCTCGGTGACCCCGATCGAAAAGGACGGGCACCCGTGCACCGGGCGCTGCACCATCGAACTGGAACACCGTGCCAGCCGCGATCTGATGCGCCTGCTGGAAAGCGCGCCGCGTACGGCAGGCCTGAGCGGCGACGAGCGCGCCACGCTGGTGGTCGCCAGCCAGCTGCTGCGCGACATCGTGCAGCGCCACGCCGATACCGATGGCCATGCGCTGGCCGCCGTGGCGTCCCAGGTGCTGCCCGCCCTGGAACTGCTGGAACAGCTGCCCGCCTCGCGCTGA